CGGGAGCTTGTCGGCCACCTGCTCGGCCAGCTCGCGCGCCGGCTGGTAGTCGGGGAAGGCGCGCACGAAGACGGAGTAGGGGCGCGCCGTCCCCGCCGGCGCCGCGTCGGCGCGGTAGCGGGCCGGGGCCGCCGGGGCCGCCCGGGCGGCGGCGGGGCGGGCCGCCGGCCGCCGCAGCCGGGTGAGCGCGTCGGGGAAGAAGAACCAGAGCACCGCGCCGGCGGCCAGGGCCATGAACGCCAGCACCAGCAGCACCAGGACGACGGGCGGGATCCTCCGCTTCTTGGGGATGCCGCGCCGGCGCCCCCGGGCCGGCGCGGCCTGCTCCCACGCCACGTCGGGGACGGGGAGCGGCTCCGCGGGCGGCGCGGCGTGCGCGGGAGCGGGCGCGGCGGCCGCGGGGACGCCCAGCAGCTCCGCGGCCGTGGCGTCGGCGGGCGGGCGCGCCGCCCACGGCGGGACCGGCTCGGGCTCGGGGAAGCGCTCGGGCGGGGGCGCCGCGGGAGCGGGACCGGAAGCGGACGGAGTCGCGGCGGCGGCCGGGGCGTCCCGGCGGGGCGGCACCAGCCAGGCGTGCGGGGCGAAGCGGCCGGCGGCCGGGGCGAAGGTGGCCCCGTCGGGAGGCCCGCCCAGCAGGACGGCGTCGTGGGCCCACTGCGCCAGCGCGTCCAGCCCGGGGGCGTCGGCGGGGACGAAGAGCATCAGCGACGCCTGCGCCTCGCGGAAGCCGGCCACCAGCTTCTCCCAGCGCGGGTGGCGGAAGATGGCCTCGGGCTCGGGGGTGTAGGTCCCCGCGGTGATCAGGTAGAAGCCGCGCCCGGGGACGGACCGGGCGCTGCGGGCCAGCGAGGCGCCGTAGAGGAAGATGTCGACGACGCCGTCCATGTTCCCCATCCCGATGCGCTCGTGGAGGATGGGGTTCTCCAGGCTGAGGTCGGCCAGCACGGTGCGGCGCCCGCCCGCGGCCCACCCGGTGGCGATGGCGATGGCCGCGTCGGCCACCCACTCGCGGTCGGCGCGGGGGTCGTAGACCAGGGCCACGGGGCCGCCGTACCCCGCCTCGGCCGAGGCGGCGGCCGGAAGCCGCTCGAACGAGGGGTCGAAGAAGGTGGGCGCCGGCAGGCGCCGTCCCGGGGACCCGGTGGCCGGTGGGAAGTCGGTCATGTGCTCGGGGGAGAAGTGCCCGGAATGACCGGAGCAGACCCTCGCTCCGAAGGATGGGGTTTGAGAGCCGACGCAAAGGTAAAGACGAGACTCCTTGCGCCGCAAGCGTTTCAGGGGGAGGGGGGCGAATGAATTCGCTGCAACGACCACACGAAGTCCGCCTGCGCGGACTACCGCCTTCCGTGCGGAGGCAGGGAACGGTGTGCGCCCCTGCCCTCCGTCTCCCGCTCAGCCCGCGGCCTGCGGCTCCAGGACGTGCGTGGGCGCGTCGCCCCAGAGGCGGTCCAGGCGGTAGTACTCGCGGGCGGCGGGGTGGAAGACGTGGACCACGAAGTCGAAGTAGTCGACCAGGATCCAGCGGGCCTCCCGCGCGCCCTCCACGTTCAGCGGGCGGACGCCCTCCTTCTTCATCTCGTCGACCACCGAGTCGGCGATGGCCGCCACGTGCGTGTCGGAGGTGCCGCTGGCGATCACGAACCAGTCGGTGGCGGTGGAGATGCCGCGCAGGTCCAGCAGCGTGACCTCCAGCGCCTTGCGGTCGAACAGCAGCTCCACCACGCGCGCCACTTCCTTCGGCAGGTCCAGCGACGCGGGAGACACGGGGGTGATGCTCATTCCGGTCCGTCTTTCGGGTTGCGTTTTCGTCCCCTCGAACAACCGCCCGAGCGGCAAGTTAGGGACCAGGGAGGGGGTAGGAAAGTGCGAAGTCTTGAGTGCTAAGTGCTAAGTGGGACCGGCGGCACTGGGCACTGGGCACTGGGCACTGGCACTGGGCACTAAGGACTTAGCACTCAGGACTAAAAAGACAGCCCCGCCGCGAACGACGGGGCCGCCTCCGAAGCCCGGGACCGCGAGGAAGCCTACTCCTCCGCGATCACCCAGACCTTGATCTCCGGCTTCACCTGCGGGTGCAGGCGGATGGGGACGCTGGTGACGCCGAGGGTCTTGATCGGCTCCTCCAGCTCGATCTGGCGGCGGTCCACCTGGATCCCCTGCGCGGCCAGCTTCTCGGCGATGTCGGCCGAGGTGATCGAGCCGAACAGCTTGCCTTCCTGGCCCGCGCGGGCCGTGAAGGTGAGCGACACGCCCTCGATCTTGCGGGCGTGCAGCTGCGCGTCGGACAGCGTCTCCGCCTCGCGGGCGGCCACGCGGGCGCGCTCGGCCTCCAGGCGGCGCCGGTTGGCGTCGGTGGCCTCGTACGCCAGCCCCTTGGGGATCAGGTAGTTGCGGGCGTAGCCCGGCTTGACTTCGACGATCTCGCCGGGCTCGCCGAGGTTCTCCAGGCGCTCCCTGAGGATGACCTGCATCGGGGGTTCCTCCTTACTGCTCGAAGCCGGCGATGTACGGCAGCAGGGCCAGGTAGCGGGCCCGCTTGATGGCGGTGCCGGCCTGGCGCTGGTGCCGCGCGCACATCCCGCTGATCCGCCGCGGGAGGATCTTGCCGCGCTCCGTGATGAAGCGCTGCAGCGTGCGCTCGTCCTTGTAGTCGATGGTGCGCGCCCCGGACTCGCAGATGGGGCACGCCTTGCGCGATGGACGCATGGGTTACTCCTCCTCGACGACGGCGCCGGGGCCGACGGGCTCCTCCTCGTCCTCCTCGCTGCGCTTGGGCTGCGGCGGGACGGGAGTGGTGGCGAGGTCGCCCTCGTTGACGACGACCAGGTAGCGCAGCAGCTCCTCGTCGAGCTTCAGGATGCGCTCGAACTCGGGGAGCGCCTCGGCCGGGGAGGCGAAGTGCGCCACCACGTAGTAGCCGCTGTTCTGGTCCTCGATGGGGTAGGCCAGCTGGCGCTTCCCCCAGTGGTCGACGGCGGTGATCTCGCCGCCGCGCCCCCCGGTCAAGAGACCGTGGAAGCGGTCGAGCTTCTCGTTCACCTTCCCCTCGTCGAGCGACGGGTGGAAGATGTACACGACCTCGTAGTCCCGCAAAAGTCACCTTCCTGTGGACATGAGGCCCCGCGCCGGTGAGTGCGCGGAGCAGGTCTGGGGAAAAAGAACCGCCCCCGTTTTCGGGGGCAGCAGGGTAAGATATCACCCCGGCGCGGTTCCGACAACCCGAGGAGGACGGACCCGCGCGAGGCGGGACGACGGCCGCACCCGGCGCGGCAGGCGTCTCGTTTCACGTCTGCTTTTGTTCTAAATACTTGCGGCACTTGAACTTACGTGAAAAATACATTAGTTTTCTTCCGCTGATCCTCCCCCGAAACGCCCCCGGTGGTCGCACACGCGCGCCCGTGCGTCTTCGGCAAGGATCGGCGCACCTGAACCCGGTTCTACGTCGCGAGCCCCAGCCACTCGCCGGCCCGAGCCTCTCCACCAAACCACGGCCGCCTGCGCGCGTCCTTTCCGGAGACACTCAAGTGCTGTTTCACAACCGCGGGCGCCTCGGCGCGCTCGCCCGGCTGACCGTCCTGCTGTGCCTTCCCGTCGCCGCGGCCGCCTGCAGCGACCGCGCGACTCTTCCCGAGATCAAGGTCCCCGAGGGATCGCTGGCTGTGCTGGAGTGCCGGGCCAGCGTGGCCGGCGCCTCCCTGGAGTGCGGCGACCCGAGCCAGGCCGGCGGCGCCCGGCTGGACCGCCAGACGGTGGGGCAGCAGGGGAAGTACGTCCGCCTGGTCAGCTCGCGGGTGAGCTACGCCGACGGCGTCTTCTCGTTCGACGTCACGGTCCAGAACCTGGCCAACCTGCCGATGGGCACCGGCGACGGGAGCACGCGCCACGACGACGGGGTGCGGGTGCTGTTCTCGTCGGGCCCCACCGTCACCGCGGGGAACGGGACCATCACCGTGCTCAACGCCAGCGGGACGGACGCCTTCACCGCCTCGGAGCAGCCCTACTTCCAGTACGGCGGCAGGGTCGGCGGGGTGGACCAGGACGAGCTGGGCCCCGACGGCGTGCTCGCCCCCGGCGAGGTTTCGGCCGCCAGGACCTGGCGGCTGGGAATGCCGGCCGGGGTGGAGGCGTTCAGCTTCCTGGTGTTCGTCTCCACCGAGACGCCCCCGGGCACCCTGTCGTCCGCGGCGCCGCAGGTCACCGGGGTGAGCCCGCTGCCGCTGGTGCCGGGGCGCACGGCCACCCTCACCGGGACCAGCTTCGACCCGGCCTCCGCGTCCGTCACCATCGGCGGCGCCGCGGCCCCGGTGGTCGGCGGCGACGCCGGCAGCCTGCAGGTCACCGTGCCCTGCGTCCTCTCGGGGAACGTGGCGGTCTCCGTGACCTCCGGCGGGATGCGGGGCGCGGCGGTCACGCACCCCCTCCAGGTGCCGCGGCACACGCTGGCGGTCGGCCAGACGGCGATCGTCACCGACTCGGCGCGGGTGGGCTGCAACGAGCTCGCCCCGAGCGGCACCGACAGCCGCTATCTGGTGGCCGTCTACAACACCCACGACTGGTCGTACAGCTCGGCGGGGATCGAGTTCTCCGGCGACGCCGTGGGCGTGGCGTCCACCGCGCAGCGCGCCCCGGCCCCGCGGCCCAGCGTGGCCGCGCCGTCGTTCGCGCCGATCTCCGGCGCCGCCCAGCGCTCGCTCGAGGAGCTGGCGCAGCAGGGCGACGATCCGCACCTGCGCGTCCTGGAGGCGACCCGCCGCGAGTTCGAGCGGCTGCGGAACCGGTTCCCGAGCGACGCGCGCCTGCGCGCGAGCCGCAACGCCGTCCCGGCCGGGGTCACGCCGCCGCCGCCCACCCGGGTCATGAAGATGCTCGACCTCAGCAGCGGCTGGTGCGGCGATTTCCTCACCGTGAACGCCACCCGCGTCTACTACTCGGGGAAGCTGGCCATCTACGAGGACGACGAGACGCCGACCGAGTTCAAGGCGGCCAACAACGCGAAGATGCGGGAGTACTACCAGCGCATCGGCGACGAGTACAACGCCGACATGGAGCCGATCATCCGCACGCACTTCGGCGACCCGATCCGGCGCGACGCCATGACCGACAACAACGGCGTGCTGGTGGCCCTCTTCACCCCGAAGCTGAACAACACCGGCGTGGCCGGCTTCGTGTCGCCGTGCGACTACTTCCCGGAGGACGAGTACAACAAGGCCACCAACTTCGGCGAGTACTTCTACGCGCGCCTGCCGACGTTCAACGGCACCGGCTACTGGGGCGTCTACAGCCCCGACACCTGGTACTGGAACATGCGCTCGACCTTCATCCACGAGACCAAGCACGTGGCGTCGCTCGCCGCGCGCAGGGTGTACAACTCCGCCTGGGAGTGGCCGTGGCTGGAGGAGGGCACCGCGCGCCACGCGGAGGAGCTCTGGGCGCGCAACGTCGTCTACAACGTGCCGTGGAAGGGCAACACCGGCTACGGCGGCCCGGACGCCCTGGGGAGCGTGTACTGCGACGTCCGGCCGGACTGGCAGCCGTGCAGCGCGACCGATCCGAGGCGGCCGTCGGTCAACATGTGGAGGCACTTCCAGATGCTCTACCAGGGCTTCATGACCACGCCCCACGTGAACTCGGCCTTCGGCCGCACCAACGACGAGAGCCCCGGCCTCAGCTCGGCGTTCTACGCCACGGCGTGGTCGCTGGTGCGCTACACGATCGACCGCTACGCCGCCTCCGACGCCGCCTTCCTGACGGCGCTGACCAACACCCAGGACTACCACCTGGAGAACCTGGCGAAGCGCGCGGGCGTCTCGATCGACCAGCTCCTGGGGGAGTGGGCGCTGGCGATGTACGCCGACGACCGCTTCGGCCTGACGAACCGGGACCTCGACTTCCCCACCTGGAACCTCCCGAGCATGTGGGCCGGGCTCAAGAAGGACTTCGGGTGGCCGTACATGCTCGACTCCCCGCTGGTCCCGCACCAGCTCGCCTTCGGGCCGGTCGCCCCGGTGGAGGTCCCGAATCTCCACGCGGGTGCGGTGAAGTACTTCGAGTTCACCGGCACTCACACGCAGCCGCAGCTGCTGCGGGTGCGGGGCATCGCGGGCGACACGCTCCAGAACAGGGTGCG
This sequence is a window from Longimicrobium sp.. Protein-coding genes within it:
- the rsfS gene encoding ribosome silencing factor; translated protein: MSITPVSPASLDLPKEVARVVELLFDRKALEVTLLDLRGISTATDWFVIASGTSDTHVAAIADSVVDEMKKEGVRPLNVEGAREARWILVDYFDFVVHVFHPAAREYYRLDRLWGDAPTHVLEPQAAG
- the rplI gene encoding 50S ribosomal protein L9 produces the protein MQVILRERLENLGEPGEIVEVKPGYARNYLIPKGLAYEATDANRRRLEAERARVAAREAETLSDAQLHARKIEGVSLTFTARAGQEGKLFGSITSADIAEKLAAQGIQVDRRQIELEEPIKTLGVTSVPIRLHPQVKPEIKVWVIAEE
- the rpsR gene encoding 30S ribosomal protein S18 — encoded protein: MRPSRKACPICESGARTIDYKDERTLQRFITERGKILPRRISGMCARHQRQAGTAIKRARYLALLPYIAGFEQ
- the rpsF gene encoding 30S ribosomal protein S6, encoding MRDYEVVYIFHPSLDEGKVNEKLDRFHGLLTGGRGGEITAVDHWGKRQLAYPIEDQNSGYYVVAHFASPAEALPEFERILKLDEELLRYLVVVNEGDLATTPVPPQPKRSEEDEEEPVGPGAVVEEE
- a CDS encoding IPT/TIG domain-containing protein; its protein translation is MLFHNRGRLGALARLTVLLCLPVAAAACSDRATLPEIKVPEGSLAVLECRASVAGASLECGDPSQAGGARLDRQTVGQQGKYVRLVSSRVSYADGVFSFDVTVQNLANLPMGTGDGSTRHDDGVRVLFSSGPTVTAGNGTITVLNASGTDAFTASEQPYFQYGGRVGGVDQDELGPDGVLAPGEVSAARTWRLGMPAGVEAFSFLVFVSTETPPGTLSSAAPQVTGVSPLPLVPGRTATLTGTSFDPASASVTIGGAAAPVVGGDAGSLQVTVPCVLSGNVAVSVTSGGMRGAAVTHPLQVPRHTLAVGQTAIVTDSARVGCNELAPSGTDSRYLVAVYNTHDWSYSSAGIEFSGDAVGVASTAQRAPAPRPSVAAPSFAPISGAAQRSLEELAQQGDDPHLRVLEATRREFERLRNRFPSDARLRASRNAVPAGVTPPPPTRVMKMLDLSSGWCGDFLTVNATRVYYSGKLAIYEDDETPTEFKAANNAKMREYYQRIGDEYNADMEPIIRTHFGDPIRRDAMTDNNGVLVALFTPKLNNTGVAGFVSPCDYFPEDEYNKATNFGEYFYARLPTFNGTGYWGVYSPDTWYWNMRSTFIHETKHVASLAARRVYNSAWEWPWLEEGTARHAEELWARNVVYNVPWKGNTGYGGPDALGSVYCDVRPDWQPCSATDPRRPSVNMWRHFQMLYQGFMTTPHVNSAFGRTNDESPGLSSAFYATAWSLVRYTIDRYAASDAAFLTALTNTQDYHLENLAKRAGVSIDQLLGEWALAMYADDRFGLTNRDLDFPTWNLPSMWAGLKKDFGWPYMLDSPLVPHQLAFGPVAPVEVPNLHAGAVKYFEFTGTHTQPQLLRVRGIAGDTLQNRVRIAVARLQ